From a region of the Dictyostelium discoideum AX4 chromosome 2 chromosome, whole genome shotgun sequence genome:
- a CDS encoding hypothetical protein (Similar to Mus musculus (Mouse). GABA-A receptor epsilon-like subunit) yields the protein MEIDNNEFEISFWKVIHNKYLFDRIINYIQCLEWVNYDDYNQLHIENRIKFKNINSLKWMINNNQLELLKYKIKINDEFIKITENSLKLLFSNFGFQTSATDEKLNEILIFLLKYRKRELVPFDLVDIGIKCLNLNVIKFLTSEPYSFQIFQSSLEWVVINSNSLFLNELSNLSDTISQTIKIISERNENEKKILDSINQSESNKKFQISNSSLSSTITTTLDSKSPFSFGSSFGSSTSPIPPNPTNTLIQPTPSPLASNSSSPISTTFKPTSFGFSTQSQPQPQPQPQPQSQSQSQPQPQSQPTHSATPTIAPFGLSSQPTPTPGSYSSLPGSTTTTTFRPTSFGFSLISPQPTPISAPIGFSTQALSQPTPTSAPISFSAQSQPQQPQSQSQSQSQSQSQPQSQSQPQSQSQPQSQSQPTPTSAPIGFSTQSQPQPQLQSQSQSQFGSFKAEKVIINPKFISTFSQGSFSNNNFNNNNIDQFIELSEILRSYDLERFKNYLLENKSNMDNIIIKVNNHKKMMGEKLGNNIDRFCEFMKFYTSNISFNNMDFDRLIQNYIFSTSTNQDEFNKNIEKTISSSNTRLLNLLPSKWNQLLFDTFNFCLDPIGKTYFSIDKKETIDWIFENLKNQYFIQNLIQSKQVGFLDFSSLEIINYAKNKFNQVSADINSTTTTATIKPINNLNEFFTNSEKELSFIYRYSFFKSIGDCNFDQLQFITSLKMNPIECYRENSSNKNGSVCGSDVRNEKFLKSNLKKQSTENLIKLIEILNNCDYKIFSSELFFKFLSIIGNHCENSELLLSKIQFSFTNLDKHFEQYSLNIFMDSLLNNINIIKLFFRNDFNPLKYLNQIKRNGTTVIPSNFIFSIDHYQPESYNNNHNNILVGILNQSTTESFEMIIEIIKLLLNNFQIDIKVHKQKVGIQQQKSLDEQDPLQRDMKMVIPHSLLTNFNQYFISLEMIINYLFKKLIQIKGLPINRLEYIYKIIKNTSVENFSIVLDHSIFHSIYYLAIKSPKLVKYIIIDSCYNIVKYLDPKIYNFNFIFGELLPQEKEEKEGENIENLILKLILELSHQPVIMSDKSLSNNYYTTGLNYNLQFYLDIHRIGLFFKQLDFIQSLLDDENFKFGDFPNGIVKNLKIKNIGTCDSIECCQQQQQQNDNHLKPLLNNRCFHYKDLTIQKASKVMNSQQFFKFIKFCNYHSIFSFLLIYNDDLLEFETINQLLNQSSIINHLLINHYEPNQDIDYQEEFENQDEIKNQDEIENQDEIENQDEIESQDEIENQDEIESQDEINDKDKVEPSEKDDNSDVSEFWLDLIDYCVYDCEKIEFLFIKHPNLLSFIPIDKILDRVLQPGTNYNYNIVLTDLIVNHINNNNNNQDNPINCKDILPFFKITNRIIDDAIVAKKIYYLKYIYENGFIEENELLQYLKDKLANNSDYKNLNWFN from the exons atggaaatagataataatgaatttgaaatttcattttggaAAGTTAttcataataaatatttattcgatagaataattaattatattcaatGTTTAGAATGGGTTAATTATGATGATTACAACCAATTACATATcgaaaatagaataaaatttaaaaatattaattcccTAAAATGgatgataaataataatcaattagaattattaaaatataaaattaaaataaatgatgaatttatcaaaattactgaaaattcattaaaattattattttctaattttggTTTTCAAACATCGGCAACcgatgaaaaattaaatgaaattttaatttttttattaaaatatagaAAAAGAGAATTAGTACCATTCGATTTAGTTGATATTGGtattaaatgtttaaatttaaatgttattaaatttttaacttCTGAACCTTActcttttcaaatatttcaatcATCTTTGGAATGGGTagtaataaattcaaattctttatttttaaatgaattatcaaatttatcagATACAATTTctcaaacaattaaaataatttctgaaagaaatgaaaatgaaaaaaaaatattagattCTATAAATCAAAGTGaatctaataaaaaatttcaaatttcaaattcatcattatcatcaacaataacaacaacattaGATTCTAAATCACCTTTCTCATTTGGTTCATCATTTGGttcatcaacatcaccaataCCACCAAATCCAACAAATACACTTATACAACCAACACCGTCACCACTAGCTTCTAATAGTTCCTCTCCTATATCAACAACCTTTAAACCAACATCATTTGGGTTTTCTACACaatcacaaccacaaccacaaccacaaccacaaccacaatcacaatcacaatcacaaccacaaccacaatcaCAACCAACCCATAGCGCAACGCCGACAATAGCACCATTTGGCTTATCCTCgcaaccaacaccaacaccaggTTCTTATAGTTCTCTTCCtggatcaacaacaacaacaacctttAGACCAACTTCATTTggtttttctttaatttcaccaCAACCAACACCAATATCTGCACCAATTGGTTTTTCAACACAAGCACTATCacaaccaacaccaacaagtGCACCAATTAGTTTTTCAGCGCaatcacaaccacaacaaccacaatcacaatcacaatcacaatcacaatcacaatcacaaccacaatcacaatcacaaccacaatcacaatcacaaccacaatcacaatcacaaccaacaccaacaagtGCACCAATTGGTTTTTCTACACAATCACAACCACAGCCACAATTACAATCACAATCGCAATCACAATTTGGTAGTTTTAAAGCTGAAAAAGTTATTATAAACccaaaatttatttcaacTTTTTCTCAAGGTTcatttagtaataataattttaataataataatattgaccAATTTATAGAATTAAGTGAAATACTTAGATCATATGATTTAGAgcgttttaaaaattatttattagaaaataaatcaaatatggataatattataattaaagtTAATAATCATAAGAAAATGATGGGAGAAAAGTTGggaaataatattgatagaTTTTGTGAATTTATGAAATTTTATACATCAAatatatcatttaataatatggATTTTGATAGACTCattcaaaattatatattttcaacatcaacaaatcaagatgaatttaataaaaatattgaaaaaacaatttcatcAAGTAATACAAgattattaaatcttttaccAAGTAAATGGAATCAATTACTATTTgatacttttaatttttgtttagaTCCAATTGGAAAAacttatttttcaattgataaaaaagaaactaTAGATTggatttttgaaaatttaaaaaatcaatattttattcaaaatttaattcaatcaaaacAAGTTGGATTTCTTGATTTCTCATCActtgaaataattaattatgcaaaaaataaatttaatcaagTTAGTGCTGatataaattcaacaacaacaacagcaacaataaaaccaatcaataatttaaatgaattttttacaaattcagaaaaagaattatcatttatttacagatattcattttttaaatcaattggtgATTGTAATTTTGACCAATTACAATTTATAAcatcattaaaaatgaatcCAATTGAATGTTATCGTgaaaatagtagtaataagaATGGTAGTGTTTGTGGTAGTGATGtaagaaatgaaaaatttttaaaaagtaatttaaagaaacaatcaactgaaaatttaattaaattaattgaaatattaaataattgtgattataaaatcttttcatcagaattattttttaaatttctttcaaTAATTGGTAATCATTGTGAAAATAGTGAATTGcttttatcaaaaattcaattttcatTTACCAATTTAGATAAACATTTTGAAcaatattctttaaatatcTTTATGGATTCAttgttaaataatattaatattattaaattattttttagaaatgattttaatccacttaaatatttaaatcaaattaaaagaaatggaACGACAGTAATAccatcaaattttattttcagtaTTGACCATTACCAACCAGaatcatataataataatcataataatattttagttggtattttaaatcaatcaacaactgaatcatttgaaatgataattgaaataattaaacttttattaaataattttcaaattgatattaaagtTCATAAACAAAAAGTTggaattcaacaacaaaaatcatTAGATGAGCAAGATCCTTTACAAAGAGATATGAAAATGGTAATTCCACATTCATTATTAACCAATTTTAATCaatatttcatttcattagaaatgattataaattatttatttaaaaaattaattcaaattaaagGTTTACCAATTAACAGATTagaatatatttataaaataattaaaaatacaagtgttgaaaatttttcaatagttttagatcattcaatttttcattcaatttattatttagcaATTAAATCACCAAAATTAGTTAAATATATAAT AATTGATAGTTGTTATAATATTGTAAAATATTTAGAtccaaaaatatataattttaattttatttttggtgaattattaccacaagaaaaagaagaaaaagaaggtgaaaatattgaaaatttaattttaaaattaattttagaattatCACATCAACCAGTTATAATGAGtgataaatcattatcaaataattattatacaacaggtttaaattataatttacaattttatttagataTACATagaattggtttattttttaaacaactagattttattcaatcattattagatgatgaaaattttaaatttggtgattTTCCAAATGGAATTGTTAAAAAccttaaaattaaaaatattggtacttgtgattcaattgaatgttgtcaacaacaacaacaacaaaatgataatcatttaaaaccattattaaataatagatGTTTTCATTATAAAGATTTAACAATTCAAAAAGCTTCAAAAGTAATGAACTCtcaacaattttttaaatttattaaattttgtaattatcattcaatattttcatttttattaatctaCAACGATGATCTTTTAGAATTTGAaacaattaatcaattattaaatcaatcatcaataattaatcatttattaattaatcattATGAACCAAATCAAGATATTGATTATCaagaagaatttgaaaatcaagatgaaattaaaaatcaagatgaaattgaaaatcaagacgaaattgaaaatcaagaCGAAATTGAAAGTCAAGAcgaaattgaaaatcaagaCGAAATTGAAAGTCaagatgaaattaatgataaagataaagtAGAGCCGAGTGAAAAAGATGATAATTCAGATGTTTCAGAATTTTGGttagatttaattgattattgtGTATATGATTGTGAAaagattgaatttttatttatcaaacatccaaatttattatcctttattccaattgataaaattttagataGAGTTTTACAACCAGGTACaaattacaattataatataGTTTTAACAGATTTAATAGTAAatcatattaataataataataataatcaagataACCCAATCAATTGTAAAGACATTTTaccattctttaaaattacaaaccGAATAATTGATGATGCAATTGTtgcaaaaaaaatttattatttaaaatacatTTACGAAAATGGTTTTATTGAAGAAAATGAACTTTTgcaatatttaaaagataaactTGCAAATAATTCAGATtataaaaatctaaattggtttaattaa
- the tacc1 gene encoding transforming acidic coiled-coil-containing protein → MDNEKLKRFQERYELELIGVEDNNDEDIEYYRFKESLENGGDGISAIQNGGDGDGDGNQDKSDADLEYERQAQIALQQQQEKQRLMELEIQREYERLAAEGQAVEQDFDYEAEERKRQEESRKRFLERQNRNKPSPKKKTPEEEEKERIKLEKQKERDQQRELMRQAMSGSSNSKKETPLEQQQQQQQQQQQQQQQQQQQQQQQQQQQQQQQQQQQQQTKPKSPSPPPPQQQAEEPISQPTLNDDEYERQAQIALQQQQEKQRQMELEIQREYERLAAEGQGVEENIDYEAEQRKREEESRKRFLERQNKSKGAAKQKTPEDEEKERIKLEKQKERDQQRELMKQAMSGSGTPTKESKQEESKPSQNDQPISKPKSPSPIPPPQQQQQPPPEEPISQAPPTDDEYERQVQIALQKQQEKQKQMELEIQREYERLAAEGQGFEEIDYEAEEKKRQEESRKRMLERQNKSKGAAKQKTPEDEEKERIKLEKQKERDQQRELMKQAMGSGNNTPKKEEPKPIEEQSKPPTSQPKSQSPPPQKVEEPISQAPPTDEEYERQAQIALQQQQEKQRQMELEIQREYERLAAEGQGVEQDFDYEAEQRKREEESRKRFLERQNKSKGAAKQKTPEDEEKERIKLEKQKERDQQRELMKQAMSGGGGNGTPKKEEPEEVSKPKEVSKPKEVSKPSSSPSPPPQVEEPISQAPPTDEEYERQAQQALQQQQEKQRQMELEIQREYERLAAEGQGVEENIDYEAEERKRQEESRKRFLERQNKSKNPAKQRTPEDEEKERIKLEKQKERDQQRELMKQAMSGGGGTPKKETPKSQEEQSKPIEEQSKPKSPPPQQQQQQIEETTSQPTSNDDEYERQVQIALQKQQEKQRQMELEIQREYERLAAEGQGVEENIDYEAEEKKSQEESRKRMLERQNKAKGAAKQKTPEDEEKERIKLEKQKERDQQRELMRQAMSGVSNGESPVKKDKQSSSSSSQKPSEEESKSDQPTTKSKSPSPQPTENNNNNNNNNSNEDDEYERKAAIALKQQQEKQRQMELELQREYERLAAEEGKSPEPTPEEIEAEQKKKEEEMKRRFQERQKQSTQKQKTPEDEEKERIKLEKQKERDQQRELMKQTMSGGDPNGKSQQQKQSQPLPEEPPKPISQPQTTQPKPLSPSQQQQQQQQQQPQPQQQPQSQPQLQSQPQSQQHQPISSQDGFNLQSQQYYQQMQQQQQQFYQQFNQYNHPSSPNHHNQQQQPMYHQQNQSPSHNNNNSNNSSNISSPPPPTHQNMYPYPHQFYYPPPHQNMFTQEDIDRLLEKQKKEILKQCSDENAILSLELEDLQLKLEKEQRNCLSLKGILSQYEATMKKMIDQPAPVPQNSAKLSEALLDNEQLRKQIIDLKESNLQANKENQIHVSKFNALKAHAEAKLDSASEQLTKLKEVAKKEIEVLTIKLNRSESKVSIKEKENDELVKLCDELIFKLQTNQK, encoded by the exons atggataatgaaaaattaaaaagatttcaAGAAAGATATGAACTTGAATTAATAGGTGttgaagataataatgatgaagatattGAATATTATAGATTTAAAGAATCTTTAGAAAATGGTGGTGACGGTATTTCAGCCATTCaaaatggtggtgatggtgatggtgatggtaatcAAGATAAAAGTGATGCAGATTTAGAGTATGAGAGACAAGCTCAAATTgcattacaacaacaacaagagaaACAAAGACTAATGGAATTAGAGATTCAAAGAGAATATGAAAGATTGGCAGCAGAAGGTCAAGCTGTTGAACAAGATTTCGATTATGAAGCTGAAGAAAGAAAGAGACAAGAAGAATCTAGAAAAAGATTCCTAGAGAGacaaaatagaaataaaccttcaccaaaaaagaaaacacctgaagaagaagaaaaagaaaggataaaattagaaaaacaaaaagaaagagatCAACAAAGAGAATTAATGAGACAAGCAATgagtggtagtagtaattCAAAGAAAGAAACACCattagaacaacaacaacaacaacaacaacaacaacaacaacaacaacaacaacaacaacaacaacaacaacaacaacaacaacaacaacaacaacaacaacaacaacaacaacaacaaacaaaaccaaaatcaccatcaccacctccaccacaacaacaagcagAAGAACCAATTTCACAACCTAcattaaatgatgatgaatatgaAAGACAAGCTCAAATTgcattacaacaacaacaagagaaACAAAGACAGATGGAATTGGAGATTCAAAGAGAATATGAAAGATTAGCAGCAGAAGGTCAAGGTGTTGAAGAAAATATCGATTATGAAGCTgaacaaagaaaaagagaagaAGAATCTAGAAAGAGATTCTTGGAAAgacaaaataaatcaaaaggtgctgcaaaacaaaaaacacctgaagatgaagaaaaggagagaattaaattagaaaaacaaaaagaaagagatCAGCAAAGAGAATTAATGAAACAGGCAATGAGTGGTAGTGGTACTCCAACGAAAGAATCAAAACAAGAGGAATCAAAACCATCACAAAACGATcaaccaatttcaaaaccaaaatcaccatcaccaattccgccaccacaacaacaacaacaaccaccaccagaAGAACCAATTTCACAAGCACCACCAACAGATGATGAATATGAAAGACAGGTTCAAATTGcattacaaaaacaacaagaaaaacaaaaacagaTGGAATTAGAGATTCAAAGAGAATATGAAAGATTAGCAGCAGAAGGTCAAGGTTTTGAAGAGATCGATTATGAAGCAGAGGAAAAGAAAAGACAAGAAGAATCTAGAAAGAGAATGTTGGAAAgacaaaataaatcaaaaggtgctgcaaaacaaaaaacacctgaagatgaagaaaaagaaagaattaaattagaaaaacaaaaagaaagagatCAACAAAGAGAATTAATGAAACAAGCAATgggtagtggtaataatacaCCAAAGAAGGAAGAACCAAAACCAATTGAAGAACAATCAAAACCACCAACATCCCAACCTAAATCtcaatcaccaccaccacaaaaaGTAGAAGAACCAATTTCACAAGCACCACCAACAGATGAGGAATATGAAAGACAAGCTCAAATTgcattacaacaacaacaagagaaACAAAGACAGATGGAATTAGAGATTCAAAGAGAATATGAAAGATTAGCAGCAGAAGGTCAAGGTGTTGAACAAGATTTCGATTATGAAGCTgaacaaagaaaaagagaagaAGAATCTAGAAAGAGATTCTTGGAAAgacaaaataaatcaaaaggtgctgcaaaacaaaaaacacctgaagatgaagaaaaggagagaattaaattagaaaaacaaaaagaaagagatCAACAAAGAGAATTAATGAAACAGGCAATGAGTGGcggtggtggtaatggtacACCAAAGAAGGAAGAACCAGAAGAAGTATCAAAACCAAAAGAAGTATCAAAACCAAAAGAAGTATCaaaaccatcatcatcaccatcaccaccaccacaagtAGAAGAACCAATTTCACAAGCACCACCAACAGATGAAGAGTATGAAAGACAAGCACAACAAGCattgcaacaacaacaagagaaACAAAGACAGATGGAATTAGAGATTCAAAGAGAGTATGAAAGATTAGCAGCAGAAGGTCAAGGTGTTGAAGAAAATATCGATTATGAAGCTGAAGAAAGAAAGAGACAAGAAGAATCAAGAAAGAGATTCCTAGAGAgacaaaataaatcaaaaaacccTGCAAAACAAAGAACAcctgaagatgaagaaaaagaaagaattaaattagaaaaacaaaaagaaagagatCAACAAAGAGAATTAATGAAACAAGCAATGAGTGGTGGCGGTGGTACTCCAAAGAAAGAGACACCAAAATCACAAGAAGAACaatcaaaaccaattgaagaacaatcaaaaccaaaatctccaccaccacaacaacaacaacaacaaatagaGGAGACAACATCACAACCAAcatcaaatgatgatgaatatgaAAGACAGGTTCAAATTGcattacaaaaacaacaagaaaaacaaaGACAGATGGAATTAGAGATTCAAAGAGAATACGAAAGATTAGCAGCAGAAGGTCAAGGTGTTGAAGAAAATATCGATTATGAAGctgaagaaaagaaaagccAAGAAGAATCTAGAAAGAGAATGTTGGAAAGACAAAATAAAGCAAAAGGTGCagcaaaacaaaaaacacctgaagatgaagaaaaagaaagaattaaattagaaaaacaaaaagaaagagatCAACAAAGAGAATTAATGAGACAAGCAATGAGTGGTGTAAGTAATGGTGAATCACCTGTAAAGAAAGATaaacaatcatcatcatcatcatcacaaaaACCATCAGAAGAAGAAAGTAAATCTGATcaaccaacaacaaaatctAAATCCCCATCACCTCAACCAacagaaaataataataataataataataataatagtaatgaagatgatgaatatGAAAGAAAAGCAGCAATTgcattaaaacaacaacaagaaaaacaaaGACAAATGGAATTAGAACTTCAAAGAGAATATGAAAGATTGGCAGCAGAGGAGGGTAAATCACCAGAACCAACACCTGAAGAAATTGAGGCagaacaaaagaaaaaagaagaagaaatgaAAAGAAGATTCCAAGAAAGACAAAAACAATCaacacaaaaacaaaaaacacctgaagatgaagaaaaggaaagaattaaattagagaaacaaaaagaaagagatCAACAAAGAGAATTAATGAAACAAACAATGAGTGGTGGTGACCCAAATGGtaaatcacaacaacaaaaacaatctCAACCATTACCAGAAGAACCACCCAAACCAATTTCACAACCTCAAACAACTCAACCAAAACCCCTATCtccatcacaacaacaacaacaacaacaacaacaacaaccacaaccacaacaacaacctcaatcacaaccacaacttcaatcacaaccacaatcacaacaacatcaaccaaTTTCATCACAAGATGGATTTAATTTACAATCTCAAcaatattatcaacaaatgcaacaacaacaacaacaattttatcaacaattTAATCAATATAATCATCCATCAAGTCCAAATCATCataaccaacaacaacaaccaatgtatcatcaacaaaatcaatcaCCAtcacataataataataatagtaataatagtagtaatatatcatcaccaccaccaccaacacatCAAAATATGTATCCATACCcacatcaattttattatccaCCACCACATCAAAACATGTTTACTCAAGAAGATATTGATCGTTTattagaaaaacaaaaaaaagaaattttaaaacaa tgttcaGATGAAAATgcaattttatcattagaaTTAGAagatttacaattaaaattagaaaaagaacaaagaaattgtttatcattaaaaGGTATATTATCACAATATGAAGCAAcaatgaagaaaatgattGATCAACCAGCACCAGTACCACAAAACTCTGCAAAACTTAGTGAAGCATTATTAGATAATGAACAATTGAGAAAACAAATCATTGATTTAAAGGAATCCAATTTACAAGCCAACAAAGAGAATCAAATTCATGTCTCTAAATTTAATGCACTAAAAGCACATGCCGAAGCAAAATTAGATAGTGCCTCTGAACAATTAACAAAATTGAAAGAAGTTgccaaaaaagaaattgaagtactaactattaaattaaatcGTTCAGAGTCAAAAgtttcaattaaagaaaaagaaaatgatgaattggttaaattatgtgatgaattaatttttaaattacaaactaatcaaaaataa